From the Primulina tabacum isolate GXHZ01 chromosome 3, ASM2559414v2, whole genome shotgun sequence genome, one window contains:
- the LOC142538614 gene encoding nuclear pore complex protein NUP50B-like — MAEANGDDTVQKNSETASFSSFQNLSSSQNAFSGLAGTGFSSTAFSFGSIPKDGSLLDSNTGSIFGLKNDHSSFGFGVSDNGNSSLFGTFGSYAVDRSENSKSSSMPEVPVETGEENEETVFTAYSVLFEFVAGVWKERGKGELKVNVPTTGTDKSRLVMRARGNYRLILNANLFPDLKLTGMEKKGITFACVNSASEGKDGLSTIALKFKDASIVEDFRTAVTFHKDSTNVSVKTPENSP, encoded by the exons atggccgaAG CCAATGGGGATGATACTGTTCAAAAGAATTCCGAAACAGCCTCTTTTAGCTcatttcaaaatctttcaagtAGCCAAAATGCTTTCTCCGGATTAGCTGGAACAGGGTTTTCTAGTACGGCATTCTCATTTGGATCAATTCCTAAAGATGGTTCTCTATTGGATTCTAACACTGGTTCCATTTTTGGGTTGAAGAATGATCATTCTTCATTTGGTTTTGGTGTTTCTGATAATGGAAATTCCTCTTTGTTTGGAACTTTTGGCTCCTATGCCGTGGACAGAAGTGAGAACAGCAAATCTTCTTCCATGCCAGAGGTTCCTGTCGAGACAGGAGAAGAGAATGAGGAAACTGTTTTCACTGCTTATTCTGTGCTGTTTGAGTTTGTTGCTGGAGTGTGGAAGGAGAGGGGAAAGGGTGAACTAAAGGTCAATGTTCCAACTACAGGAACTGATAAATCCCGGCTTGTTATGAGGGCTCGGGGAAATTACCGATTAATTTTGAATGCTAATCTTTTTCCAGACTTGAAGCTAACAGGCATGGAGAAGAAAGGCATCACTTTTGCTTGTGTGAATAGTGCTAGTGAAGGGAAAGATGGTCTTTCTACAATTGCCCTGAAGTTCAAGGATGCATCCATAGTTGAAGATTTTCGAACGGCCGTCACATTTCATAAAGATAGCACAAATGTTTCCGTGAAGACCCCAGAAAATTCTCCCTAA